One window of the Burkholderia ubonensis subsp. mesacidophila genome contains the following:
- a CDS encoding Lrp/AsnC family transcriptional regulator: MTTPLDAFDRKLLMEVQRDAQTPQNELGARVNLSTAAVNRRLRRLAEDGVIERYTAVVSPEKVGYALTIVVNVEMESEQLDQIDAMKRTFEQCPQVQQCYYVTGEWDFVLILTVRDMDQYNALTRQLFFSNNNVKRFKTLVSMGRVKVGLGVAVDMEE, from the coding sequence ATGACCACCCCTCTCGATGCGTTCGATCGCAAGCTGCTGATGGAAGTCCAGCGGGACGCGCAGACGCCCCAGAACGAACTGGGCGCGCGCGTGAACCTGTCGACCGCCGCGGTGAACCGGCGGCTGCGCCGCCTCGCGGAAGACGGCGTGATCGAGCGCTACACGGCGGTCGTCTCGCCGGAGAAGGTCGGATATGCGCTGACGATCGTCGTCAACGTCGAGATGGAGAGCGAGCAGCTCGACCAGATCGATGCGATGAAGCGGACTTTCGAACAGTGTCCGCAGGTGCAGCAGTGCTATTACGTGACGGGTGAGTGGGATTTCGTGCTGATTCTCACCGTACGCGACATGGACCAGTACAACGCGCTCACGCGGCAGTTGTTCTTTTCGAATAACAACGTGAAGCGGTTCAAGACGCTGGTGAGCATGGGGCGGGTGAAGGTGGGGTTGGGGGTGGCGGTCGACATGGAGGAGTGA